DNA from Aquaspirillum sp. LM1:
CAAAAGGATCACGCCCGATGAGCGACACCTTGCGCCGACGGGCGCTGGATTTACTCTCCCGCCGCGAATACAGCCGCGCCGAACTGGCGCGCAAACTCACCCGGCTGGGCAAAGACGCTGAAGCCGCCGCCGACGCCGCCGAACTGGATGCCCTTGATAATACCCTGGACGCCGACGAAAGCATTGACCTGTCCCAGGCGGATGCTGATGCAGCAGAGATTCCCGCTTCGCTCAGCGACACGGTGAACGCCTTGCTGGATGAACTGGCCGAAACCGGCTGGCAGTCTGACCAGCGTTTTGCCGAGATGTGGATTCAGGCGCATGGCCGCCGCCATGGGGCAATGCGCCTGCAGCAGGATTTGCGCCAGCGTGGCATTCCTGCCGAGCTGATTCAGGCCGCGCTGGCCGAGCACCAGGCCGCCACACCAGAACAGGACGAACTCAGCCGCGCCAGGGTGATCTGGGCGCGCAAGTTTGCCCACCCGCCCAGCAACCCGCAGGAACGCAACAAGCAGTATCGCTTTATGCTGTCGCGCGGTTTCAGCGCCAGCGTGGTCAGCAAGGTGCTGGCGGGCAGCAGTGAGGATGCCTAGTAGCCAGTCACGTTGAAACACGAGGGTGCCTGCGAGCAAGCCGACGTCGGATGTCTTGCTTTATTTATGTCAAACATCTTGATTTGACACAGCGAACCATCCGCCGCACCCCACCGCGTCATTCCCGCGCAGGCGGGAATCCAGGAGCATCCACAGCGCGCTGACTATCCGACAACGCTCAACACCCACCGCGCACGCTGTAGCGCGGTCTGGGTTCCCGCCTGCGCGGGAACGACAAGTGAGGTGGAGCTCATGCCGAAAGAGGTCTGGTCACCCATCACTTTGAAACGCAAGGGCATATGTGAGCAAACTGACGCCGGGCATCTCTATTTATTGTTCTAAAACAAAACCTTGCCTTGCCTAGCCACAGCGAACTACCCGCCGCACCCCGACCCCGTCATTCCCGCGCAGGCGGGAATCCAGGAGCATCCACAGCGTGCAGCAGGTGCGAGTTCTCACGACCACCACGCCACGCTCAACCCCCACGGCGCACGATGTGGCAAGACCTGGGTTCCCGCCTGCGCGGGAACGACAAGTCAGGCCAGGCTCATACCGAAAGAGGTTGAGTCACCCATCACCTTGAAACGCAAGGGTACATGCGAGCAAACTGACGTCGGGCATCCGCACCAATGATCCGGTTATATCATGATGAATGACTGCTGGCGTGTCCTTAACTAACGGCCTTAACCGCGCCGATCCCCGGTATCAAACCGTCTGACCATCCCCTGCACTTGGTCGGCCTTGGTGGCCAGTTCGGCAATCAGCGTGCCGGCCTGGGCAATTTCCTGGGTGGATGCCTCAATCCGCGTGCTGATATTGATCGTGCGTTCGGCCAGGTCGTGGGCGGTGGCCGATTGCTGCACATTGGTGTCGGCAATGCCACGCATCATCTGCTCCACCGCCCGGCTGGCCTGCAGGATGTCATCCAGGCTGCGGGCGGTGTCGGCCAGGTGGATTTCGCTTTGCTCCGAACTGTCGCCCACTTTGCGCATATTGGCGACAGCCGAGTCGGTGACCACACGGATGCTGGCAACAATCTGGTTGATTTCGGCGGTGCTGTGGCCGGTGCGCTCGGCCAGCCGGCGCACTTCGTCGGCCACCACGGCAAAGCCGCGTCCCTGCTCGCCAGCACGGGCGGCCTCAATCGCGGCGTTCAGCGCCAGCAGATTGGTCTGGTCGGCAATCTCGCGGATGGTGTCGGTGACGGTACTGATCTTGATCACCGACTGATACAGATCCTGGATGGTGGCCTGGGCCGCGCTGACATTCTGGGCGGCTTCACGGGTTTCCTCGCGCGACTGCGCCATATGGCCTGCACCCACCTGGGCGACGCCAGTGGCCTGGCCGGCAGCCACGGCGGCGCTGCCGGCGTGTTCGGCCACTTGTGAGACCGAGACGCTCATTTCTTCCACTGCGCCAGATACACCGGCCACTTCGTGCGATTGCTGGGCAAAGCGCTCCATCAGCTGTGACATCAGCTGATGCAGGCCGGTGCTGTGGGTGTGCATCAGGCTGGCGGCGTTGGACAGGTCGTCGATCATCACCTTGATATGCACTTGCATGGTGGCCAGACCGGCTTCGATGCGGCCGATTTCGTCAAAGCGGTCGGTGTCCAGCTGACTGGTCAGCCGGCCTTCGGCAATCTGGTCGAGGGTGTGGATGATGTGTTGCTGGCGGGCACGGCCACGGTAGGCACGCCAGCCCATCAGGCCGGTGATGGCAATGCCCAGGGCAATACAGGCCACTTTAAGCGCTGGACTATCCAGCCAGGCCGCCAGAACAATCAGCAGGTTGTATAGCAGCATGGTGGTTAGCCGGGTGGCAAAAGTCGATAGCCCCCCGGTGCGTTTGGCCGGCAGCTGGCCGTCCTTGCCAATTTTCTGGTAGAGCGCTTCGGCCTGGGCGATGTCCTGACGGCTGGCCGGGGAGCGCACCGACATATAGCCAATAATCTGGCCTTGCTGCTTGACCGGCACGATAAATGCCGACACCCAGTAGTGGTCGCCGTTTTTACAGCGGTTTTTGACCATGCCTTTCCAGGTGTGGCCGTTTTTTAGTGTGCGCCACATATCGGCAAAAGCAGCCGGGGGCATGTCGGGGTGGCGGACGATGTTCTGGTTGCTGCCCAGCAGTTCTTCGCGCTCAAAACCGGACAGTTGGACAAAGGCATCGTTGGCGTAGGTGATCACGCCTTTGAGGTCGGTTTTGGTGACAATCGTGCCACGGGTGAAAGGTTTTTCGGTTTGGGTAATCGGAAGGTTTATCTTCATGGTTTTCCTGAATTGCTCAGTGGGCATCCTTCACGCCCGTGTCAGGTGCGTGCAAGCAGTTCATTTTTGGCATTTTTCATGCGAATCAGCCAAGATACCGACGTAGAGCATGCTATGAAACTAAAAAATCTTTAGTGTAAAAATATCGAAAAACACGGGATGCTTGTCACTATTTATGACCGACACCCAAAAAATCCCTTCCTCCACGCTCTTTGCCCAGCGTTTGCGCGCTTGTCGTTTGCAGTGTGGTCTATCACAAATGCGCCTAGGTGTTCTGGCTGGCATTGATGAGCGGTCTGCCAGCCCAAGAATCAACCAATACGAACGAGGCAAGCACTTTCCTGACTTTGGCACCATAGTCCGCTTGGCGGCTGTGCTTGGTGTGCCTGCCGCCTATTTTTTTGCCGAAGATGAGCAGCTGGCTGACTGGATTTTATGCTGGGGAAAGCTGAATGCATCAGATAAATCATTCTGGCTGGAAAAAGTCAAGGAGGATTTATCCATGGTGTTTCAGGTGTAATTTTGCCAGTGAGGGCAGCGTGTGACTGATTATTAAACACAATGTATTTTTTGTTTTTAGTTGGCATCCGTGGCCACACATCGTCTTGGCGAATCGCTGTTATATATAAGCTATTTATTTTAAATCAATAGCATGTCCAGGGCCTCATGAAAATTAGCCTTATGTGCTTAATAAATGCTATAGACATTTTTATTTTAGCGAGAACGGGAGTCCAGGATATTGATTTTCCTGGATTTTGCGGTTGGCAAATACGATTTTTCTGAATCAGTCAGCGCGTCCCTTACGGTGCTGCCCTGCCGTATTGTTGCCAGGGCAGCGTGGCAAATGCTGTCAATCCTGCCAGGCTATCGGTGTTGTACTCAATGTCACAGATGGCATTGGCCACCTCCCGGAGGGCGGATAGCATGTCCTGCGAAGCGTTGATGCTGGCATTTAGCCATCTTGAGATATGGTCCAGCCTGGCTTTGGCTTCAGAAATCATTGTCTGAGTGCTGTCAATATAAATCCTGATGCTTTTGCTGGCATCAAGGATATGATTTGCTGCGCGCACCAGTGGTTGACTGACGCCTTGTGAATTTTTCAGGGAAAAAACTTTCTCGTCAATGTCCAGTGCCGTCATTTTTTCGGCAACATTCACGATCAAATTATCGACATGTGACAGATCCTGCTGGGCCTGTTGAATACGTTCGCTGAGTATATGATATCGTGACAGCAGCCTCTCAATTTCAGCTATTTGCTTGCCGGCTTCCTTCAAAAAATCCTCATGCTCGACCAGAGGGACGGCGTAGTACGGTGCTTGCGAGTTGGAGAGCCGGCCCACCAATGCCACCATTATGTCATAGGCTTTGTGAATCATGCCGGAGACCAGTTTTTCTATTTCTTCATGGCCGGTCAGCGTGAGAAGCTCCTGTTCCATCCGGTGAATCACCGACAGCAGAATGGCAACATTTTTATGGATATGCTGCAAGGTTTCCCATGTGCTGCGC
Protein-coding regions in this window:
- a CDS encoding regulatory protein RecX → MSDTLRRRALDLLSRREYSRAELARKLTRLGKDAEAAADAAELDALDNTLDADESIDLSQADADAAEIPASLSDTVNALLDELAETGWQSDQRFAEMWIQAHGRRHGAMRLQQDLRQRGIPAELIQAALAEHQAATPEQDELSRARVIWARKFAHPPSNPQERNKQYRFMLSRGFSASVVSKVLAGSSEDA
- a CDS encoding helix-turn-helix domain-containing protein, which encodes MTDTQKIPSSTLFAQRLRACRLQCGLSQMRLGVLAGIDERSASPRINQYERGKHFPDFGTIVRLAAVLGVPAAYFFAEDEQLADWILCWGKLNASDKSFWLEKVKEDLSMVFQV
- a CDS encoding PAS domain-containing methyl-accepting chemotaxis protein; translated protein: MKINLPITQTEKPFTRGTIVTKTDLKGVITYANDAFVQLSGFEREELLGSNQNIVRHPDMPPAAFADMWRTLKNGHTWKGMVKNRCKNGDHYWVSAFIVPVKQQGQIIGYMSVRSPASRQDIAQAEALYQKIGKDGQLPAKRTGGLSTFATRLTTMLLYNLLIVLAAWLDSPALKVACIALGIAITGLMGWRAYRGRARQQHIIHTLDQIAEGRLTSQLDTDRFDEIGRIEAGLATMQVHIKVMIDDLSNAASLMHTHSTGLHQLMSQLMERFAQQSHEVAGVSGAVEEMSVSVSQVAEHAGSAAVAAGQATGVAQVGAGHMAQSREETREAAQNVSAAQATIQDLYQSVIKISTVTDTIREIADQTNLLALNAAIEAARAGEQGRGFAVVADEVRRLAERTGHSTAEINQIVASIRVVTDSAVANMRKVGDSSEQSEIHLADTARSLDDILQASRAVEQMMRGIADTNVQQSATAHDLAERTINISTRIEASTQEIAQAGTLIAELATKADQVQGMVRRFDTGDRRG